One window from the genome of Ancylothrix sp. D3o encodes:
- the ilvB gene encoding biosynthetic-type acetolactate synthase large subunit — MKHRIKIDRLMRLRRGFPVLSQSKPDNKELRPTPTRKSGGYALIDTLKRHGVKHIFGYPGGAILPIYDELYKFEAAGDIQHILVRHEQGAAHAADGYARATGQVGVCFGTSGPGATNLVTGIANAHMDSIPLVVITGQVSRAAIGTDAFQETDIYGITLPIVKHSYVVRDVRDIVRITAEAFHIASTGRPGPVLIDVPKDVALEEFDYFPVEPGSVKIPGYRPTVKGNPRQVNQAICLIREAKRPLLYVGGGAIAASAHAEIQELAEYYRVPVTTTLMGKGVFDENHPLSLGMLGMHGTAYANYAVSECDLLIAVGARFDDRVTGKLDEFASRAKVIHIDIDPAEVGKNRAPDVPIVGDVRQVLMDLLRRMREINEPADPEQTRVWLERISGWRKDYPLVVPHYEDVIAPQEVISLIGQMAPNAYYTTDVGQHQMWAAQFLKNGPRKWISSAGLGTMGFGVPAAMGVKVAVPDEEVICISGDASVQMNIQELGTLAQYGINVKTLIVNNGWQGMVRQWQQTFYHERYSSSNMQPGMPDFVKLAEAYGIKGMVVNSRDQLKDALTEMLAHDGPVLLNVFVKRDENCYPMVAPGKSNAQMLGLPEINKLEKAAEIIYCTGCGAKNVSSSKFCPECGTKL; from the coding sequence ATGAAGCATAGAATTAAAATAGACAGATTAATGAGATTAAGACGAGGTTTCCCGGTGCTGTCGCAAAGTAAGCCAGACAATAAAGAGTTAAGACCCACTCCCACCCGCAAAAGTGGTGGCTATGCGCTGATTGATACGTTGAAGCGTCACGGAGTAAAACATATTTTTGGCTATCCGGGTGGCGCGATTTTGCCGATTTATGATGAGCTATATAAATTTGAGGCCGCTGGTGACATTCAGCATATTCTAGTTAGACACGAACAAGGTGCTGCTCATGCGGCTGATGGCTATGCTCGCGCCACCGGCCAGGTGGGAGTCTGTTTTGGCACGTCTGGGCCCGGTGCGACAAACCTGGTAACGGGGATTGCTAATGCTCACATGGATTCTATCCCGTTGGTGGTGATCACCGGCCAAGTTTCGCGGGCGGCTATTGGCACTGATGCTTTCCAAGAAACGGATATTTACGGGATTACGCTACCTATTGTCAAGCATTCTTATGTGGTGCGCGATGTCCGTGATATTGTGCGGATTACAGCAGAAGCTTTTCATATTGCCAGTACGGGACGCCCAGGGCCGGTTTTGATTGATGTGCCGAAGGATGTGGCTCTGGAGGAATTTGATTATTTTCCGGTTGAACCGGGTTCTGTGAAAATTCCGGGCTACCGGCCAACGGTGAAAGGTAATCCGCGTCAGGTGAACCAGGCAATTTGTCTGATTCGAGAAGCAAAACGACCTCTGCTTTATGTGGGGGGTGGTGCAATTGCTGCTTCTGCTCATGCAGAGATTCAGGAGTTAGCAGAATATTATCGTGTGCCGGTGACAACAACGTTGATGGGTAAGGGCGTATTTGATGAAAATCACCCGTTATCTCTGGGAATGTTGGGAATGCACGGCACGGCTTATGCTAACTATGCTGTGAGTGAGTGTGATTTGCTGATTGCGGTGGGGGCACGGTTTGATGACCGTGTTACCGGCAAGCTGGATGAGTTTGCTTCGCGGGCAAAAGTAATCCATATTGATATTGACCCTGCTGAGGTTGGTAAAAATCGCGCCCCGGATGTGCCAATTGTCGGCGATGTGCGCCAGGTTTTGATGGATCTGTTGCGGAGAATGCGGGAAATTAACGAGCCGGCAGACCCAGAACAAACGCGGGTATGGCTTGAGCGGATTAGCGGCTGGCGCAAAGATTATCCGCTGGTGGTGCCACATTATGAAGATGTGATTGCACCGCAAGAGGTAATTTCCCTGATCGGGCAAATGGCACCAAATGCCTATTACACAACAGATGTGGGCCAACATCAAATGTGGGCAGCGCAGTTTTTGAAAAATGGCCCCCGCAAATGGATTTCAAGTGCCGGTCTTGGTACGATGGGCTTTGGAGTGCCGGCGGCGATGGGTGTGAAAGTGGCGGTACCGGATGAAGAAGTGATCTGTATTTCTGGTGATGCCAGCGTGCAGATGAATATTCAGGAACTCGGAACCTTAGCACAATATGGCATAAATGTCAAGACCCTTATCGTAAATAATGGCTGGCAAGGAATGGTGCGGCAATGGCAGCAAACGTTCTACCATGAGCGTTATTCGTCATCAAATATGCAGCCAGGGATGCCTGATTTTGTGAAGTTGGCTGAGGCGTATGGCATTAAAGGGATGGTGGTAAATTCCCGTGATCAGTTAAAAGATGCGTTGACAGAAATGCTGGCGCACGACGGGCCGGTGCTTTTAAACGTCTTTGTCAAACGGGATGAAAACTGCTATCCAATGGTAGCGCCTGGAAAGAGCAACGCACAAATGCTGGGTTTACCTGAAATTAACAAACTAGAAAAAGCCGCCGAAATAATTTATTGTACCGGCTGCGGCGCAAAAAATGTTTCCAGCAGCAAATTCTGCCCTGAGTGTGGGACAAAACTGTAA
- a CDS encoding MFS transporter — translation MLPASSSPPPSGSGFNALFKNKSFLVLWCGQILSQIADKVFLVLLITLLVDYRPPNALKNSMNSAVMLANTLPAIVFGSAAGIFVDRFSKKQILFFSNFLRGLLILCIPFLPKDFIFLLAIAFLESILTQFFAPAELAAIPLVVPKQGLMTANALFTTTMLGSLIVGFAVGEPLFSFVKNFAGDYSQEITVAFLYLSASAVFYFLPLKENPSADALAKVNPWHDFKEGLRYLKKNRLVSNAMLQLTVLYSVFAALTIVAINLAKDIGLKENQFGFLLAAAGIGMVLGAGILGHWGERFHNKPLPLIGFLMMAFVLGVFTYTQDRWLALTLSGILGLGGSLIGVPMQTLIQQQTPEAMRGKVFGFQNNVVNIALSLPLAIAGPLTDAVGLRVVMLGMSLVVAIAGIWAWLSTRKVLEDVI, via the coding sequence ATGCTTCCAGCCAGTAGCAGCCCTCCTCCTTCTGGTAGCGGCTTTAACGCTTTATTCAAAAATAAGTCTTTTTTGGTGCTTTGGTGCGGACAAATTTTGTCCCAAATCGCTGATAAAGTTTTCCTAGTTTTGCTTATTACTCTGTTGGTAGACTATCGACCGCCGAATGCTCTCAAAAATTCTATGAATTCGGCGGTGATGTTAGCAAATACTCTGCCAGCTATTGTCTTTGGTTCGGCGGCGGGGATTTTTGTTGACCGCTTTTCTAAAAAGCAAATTTTATTTTTTTCTAATTTCCTGCGGGGCCTATTAATTCTCTGTATTCCTTTCCTTCCTAAAGATTTTATCTTCCTTTTGGCCATTGCCTTTTTGGAATCGATTCTTACTCAATTTTTTGCCCCGGCAGAATTAGCTGCAATTCCTCTGGTGGTGCCAAAACAAGGCTTAATGACTGCCAACGCCCTTTTTACAACAACGATGCTGGGTTCTCTGATTGTTGGTTTTGCGGTGGGTGAACCTTTGTTTAGTTTTGTGAAAAATTTTGCCGGTGATTACAGTCAAGAAATTACGGTGGCTTTTCTTTACCTCTCTGCATCGGCGGTGTTTTATTTCCTCCCCCTAAAAGAAAACCCAAGTGCGGATGCTTTGGCAAAGGTGAATCCTTGGCATGATTTTAAAGAAGGTTTGCGCTATCTGAAGAAAAACCGTTTAGTCAGTAATGCAATGCTGCAATTAACGGTGCTTTATTCTGTATTTGCAGCTTTAACAATTGTGGCAATTAATTTAGCCAAAGATATTGGATTAAAAGAAAATCAATTTGGCTTTTTGCTGGCGGCGGCGGGAATAGGAATGGTTTTGGGGGCGGGGATTTTAGGTCACTGGGGCGAACGTTTCCACAATAAACCTTTGCCGTTAATTGGTTTTTTGATGATGGCGTTTGTGTTAGGTGTTTTTACTTATACTCAAGACCGTTGGCTGGCTTTAACTTTGAGTGGAATATTAGGTTTAGGAGGTTCTCTCATAGGCGTACCTATGCAAACTCTCATCCAGCAGCAAACTCCTGAAGCTATGCGGGGTAAGGTGTTTGGTTTTCAAAATAATGTAGTCAATATTGCTCTTAGTTTGCCCCTAGCGATTGCCGGCCCACTTACGGATGCGGTGGGTTTACGGGTGGTGATGTTGGGGATGAGTTTGGTTGTGGCGATTGCCGGTATTTGGGCTTGGTTAAGTACCCGCAAGGTTTTGGAGGATGTGATTTAA
- a CDS encoding diguanylate cyclase — MMAKRKPFKAAKTHFFASRYFSVSIIVCAGVVSTVIAFLSARYWQTTRLNTQLQKQVDEVVRSLQKNTDSNFEPLLAVNDFYSASTAEVSRQEFSDLAKRLLLRHPSIELLAWTPRIPNPARQAFETAIRNEGYKNYQIYEQQTQGTMVRSSVRSEYFPISYIEPFNQYELAFGFDLGSEEKRRSTLEIARDRGTLATTGRLGFSNNKAGFLLVMPVYQNNQSLNTLEARRTNLKGFAVGLFLFPNFIKSVLGNVDAKNINLVFYDETVGSQERFLAFYDSESGKVLTESDQEITTSSYREWLCQKDTCLRQFKVGNRLWSVEFLPTEQYFGESTLWLSWVFLVGGLSLTASLAVYALRYEQHSRRIEQLVKELSQANFEIRSLSRISDALQACLSLEEAYSVIPRLVQKLFPLHSGIIYTISASGNIVEAATTWGNNLASQLVFSPNDCWGIRCGRPHLFENTYSGLACSHFTQPLAEECYCVPMMAQGETLGLFYLQAPERGKFTEAKQQLALTVAEHIALALANLRLRETLKNQSIRDPLTGLFNRRYLEESLERELLRAERQKHSVGVIMIDIDHFKKLNDTYGHEAGDIVLQELAVFLQGSIRASDIACRYGGEEFTLILPEATMEVTKQRAEQLREGAKHLHVHYRRQPIGRITLSLGVASFPAQASSASAVLRAADEALYKAKSAGRDRVQIAS; from the coding sequence ATGATGGCGAAGCGCAAACCCTTTAAAGCAGCCAAAACGCATTTTTTTGCGTCTCGGTACTTCAGTGTGAGCATCATTGTCTGCGCCGGCGTTGTCAGCACAGTGATAGCATTTTTGAGTGCTCGTTATTGGCAAACAACAAGACTAAACACTCAACTGCAAAAACAAGTTGACGAAGTGGTAAGATCCCTGCAAAAAAACACCGACAGCAATTTTGAGCCTCTGCTGGCGGTGAATGATTTTTACAGCGCCTCTACAGCAGAAGTTTCTAGGCAAGAATTCAGCGACTTAGCTAAGAGACTTTTATTGCGTCATCCCAGTATTGAACTGTTAGCCTGGACACCACGCATCCCCAACCCTGCTAGACAGGCATTTGAAACTGCCATCCGAAATGAAGGCTATAAGAACTATCAAATTTATGAACAACAGACGCAAGGAACAATGGTGCGCTCCTCGGTACGCTCTGAATATTTTCCGATCAGTTATATTGAACCTTTTAATCAGTATGAATTAGCCTTTGGTTTTGATTTGGGCAGTGAAGAAAAACGACGCTCTACCCTAGAAATAGCCCGTGATCGGGGAACTTTAGCAACGACAGGCCGGCTGGGATTTTCTAACAATAAAGCTGGTTTTTTGCTGGTGATGCCGGTTTATCAAAACAACCAGTCTTTGAATACTTTAGAAGCTCGCCGCACTAATTTAAAAGGCTTTGCGGTAGGGTTATTTCTTTTTCCCAATTTTATTAAAAGCGTTTTGGGAAATGTAGATGCTAAGAATATTAATTTGGTGTTTTATGATGAAACAGTCGGCTCACAAGAGCGGTTTCTGGCTTTTTATGATTCCGAGTCTGGTAAAGTTTTAACAGAAAGCGACCAAGAAATAACTACGAGTTCTTACAGAGAATGGCTCTGTCAAAAAGATACTTGTCTCCGCCAGTTTAAGGTAGGCAATCGGCTGTGGTCGGTAGAGTTTCTCCCCACCGAGCAATACTTTGGGGAAAGTACACTTTGGCTGTCTTGGGTGTTTTTAGTCGGCGGTTTATCCCTCACCGCTTCGTTAGCCGTCTATGCGTTGAGATACGAACAGCACTCTCGGAGAATTGAGCAATTAGTAAAAGAACTCAGCCAAGCTAATTTTGAAATTCGCTCACTCAGTCGCATCAGTGACGCACTGCAAGCTTGTCTGAGTTTAGAAGAAGCTTATTCTGTTATTCCCCGCTTAGTGCAGAAATTATTTCCCCTCCACTCCGGCATTATTTATACAATTTCTGCTTCGGGAAATATCGTAGAAGCTGCGACAACTTGGGGCAATAATTTAGCCAGTCAATTGGTATTTAGTCCTAATGATTGTTGGGGAATTCGCTGTGGCCGGCCACATTTATTTGAAAATACTTACAGCGGTTTAGCCTGCTCTCATTTTACCCAACCTCTAGCCGAAGAATGTTATTGTGTTCCTATGATGGCTCAAGGTGAAACCCTTGGTTTGTTTTATTTGCAAGCACCAGAAAGAGGAAAATTTACCGAAGCAAAACAACAGCTTGCCCTTACGGTGGCTGAACATATTGCTCTAGCTTTGGCTAATTTACGTCTGCGGGAAACCCTGAAAAATCAAAGTATCCGCGATCCTTTGACGGGTTTATTTAATCGTCGTTATTTAGAAGAATCTCTGGAACGGGAATTGCTAAGGGCTGAACGACAAAAGCATTCTGTCGGTGTGATTATGATTGATATTGACCATTTTAAAAAATTAAATGATACCTATGGTCACGAAGCCGGGGATATCGTACTCCAAGAGTTAGCCGTGTTTTTGCAGGGTTCAATTCGCGCTTCGGATATTGCTTGCCGGTATGGCGGAGAAGAATTTACCCTGATTTTGCCAGAAGCGACTATGGAAGTGACTAAACAACGGGCTGAACAATTACGCGAGGGAGCGAAGCATTTGCACGTTCACTACCGCAGACAGCCTATAGGCAGGATTACTTTATCTTTGGGGGTTGCATCTTTTCCCGCTCAGGCTTCTAGCGCCAGCGCGGTTTTGAGAGCCGCTGATGAGGCTTTATACAAAGCAAAAAGTGCTGGACGAGATCGTGTACAAATTGCTTCTTAA
- a CDS encoding PAS domain S-box protein, with translation MKQQSVLRGLAIVGGMARRPWFVWRVLPLVVGVGVLSASVGLGRAIKLREAIQIQQTTSTEVAVLASELHQEMQQRILALVRLAQRGEKAPKYFQENWQADAQLYLEHFEGYDSIWLVDSSFKIRSGMPVNRPEAATNLKHLLKQNGAECLKARSGEAKISPTMNKEGKGPQFFVCVPIIKAQNLTGFVVGVFKAKEVFKDILHPKIAGNYAQIIYEGNKEIYRQNVLEKSKNSDFIKSARIEFEALDWRLEVWPNQKLLSEQKSQLPLVVWGAGTFLSLMAGGMVHLAQKSKFRAWEVEEINQQLQHEIFQRHQVEKFLREQESMLRSFYDSAPMMMGVVEIVGEDILHISDNATTADFFGTTTEAMHLKLASEMGVSEENRQKWVSYYLESERKSAPVRFEYFHDTEAGRRWLSVTVCPIFREADSHAQFSYIVEDVTERVQMEEAIKASQSRLSLIYNTVSDLIFLMKVEENNIYECVSVNKAYLEATGLKEEDLIGKKIEEIAGEGAVNFVLSKYQEAVRQAVPLQYEETADVPKGYLIFETTLTPIFNEAGICTHLLGASHDITRRKLVEEKLRFSEDRWQLALRGNNDGIWDWNIENNETFFSVRWKEMLGYEDKEIPNQLDEWAKRVHPEDIAPVKKLLEEHFAKKTPFYISEHRILCKDGSYKWILDRGQAVWNQQGNPVRMVGSHTDITDRKRTEESLKLSEERYRRLVDLCPDGIYVAQKEIIKFVNSAAVNILGCVSEKDLVGKSIFNFIHPDYRLIAQQRLHKLEELQQDTPLLLQKYLRLDGKTVDVEVAATSIEINGELACLVVLRDITERQETMMALRESERFIQRLADSTPNILYLYDIQENRNLYINREVLGSLGYTPEEVKQMNGVFMDHLMHPEDLQKLPDYFKHFFAAREGEIFEFEYRLQHKSGEWRRFLSRDTVFTKTADGKAKEILGTATDITDRKEVEEKWLQLNHQLTNWVNELEDRNEEITLLSHTSDLLQACLTLEEAFAVITQMMPVLFPNSSGGIFKISESRNLVEAKTLWGNAETTHKIFAPHDCMALRRGQPHLVEDPQKNFVCKHLVQPAPQASFCIPMMAAGEATGVFYFSYQDKGQLTKAKQQLAVTVARQVSMALANLQLHETLQNQSIRDPLTGLFNRRYLEESLDREIHRAIRSGQPLSVIMLDVDHFKQFNDSFGHDAGDAVLRELGIFLQSSIRSTDIACRYGGEEFTLIFPESCLESTRERAEDLRIGVKNLQVQHRRQFLERISLSLGVACFPTHGTHGELLIRSADAALYRAKKQGRDCTVTAS, from the coding sequence ATGAAGCAACAAAGCGTTTTGAGGGGTTTGGCAATTGTTGGGGGGATGGCAAGGCGCCCGTGGTTTGTTTGGCGTGTACTTCCTTTGGTGGTGGGGGTGGGAGTTTTAAGTGCGTCGGTGGGTTTGGGGCGAGCAATAAAGCTACGCGAAGCTATTCAAATTCAACAGACAACTTCAACTGAAGTGGCGGTGCTGGCAAGCGAACTGCACCAGGAAATGCAGCAGCGAATTTTGGCTCTGGTGCGGCTGGCGCAACGCGGGGAAAAAGCACCGAAGTATTTCCAAGAAAATTGGCAAGCGGATGCACAGCTTTATCTCGAACACTTTGAAGGTTACGATTCGATTTGGCTTGTTGATTCTTCTTTTAAGATTCGCTCTGGGATGCCGGTAAATCGCCCGGAAGCGGCTACAAATTTAAAACATTTGTTGAAACAAAACGGTGCAGAATGTTTGAAGGCTCGGTCGGGAGAGGCTAAAATTTCTCCTACTATGAATAAGGAGGGTAAAGGCCCACAATTCTTTGTTTGCGTTCCAATTATTAAAGCCCAGAATTTAACTGGTTTTGTTGTCGGGGTTTTTAAGGCTAAAGAGGTTTTTAAGGACATTTTACATCCAAAAATTGCCGGCAATTATGCCCAAATTATTTATGAGGGCAACAAAGAGATTTATCGTCAAAATGTACTGGAAAAATCCAAAAATTCTGATTTTATTAAAAGCGCAAGAATTGAATTTGAGGCGCTGGATTGGCGTTTAGAAGTATGGCCGAATCAGAAACTATTAAGTGAACAAAAAAGTCAGCTACCCCTCGTAGTATGGGGAGCCGGCACTTTTCTGAGTTTGATGGCAGGAGGGATGGTTCACTTAGCACAAAAATCGAAATTTCGCGCCTGGGAAGTTGAAGAGATTAATCAACAGTTGCAACACGAAATTTTTCAGAGACATCAAGTAGAAAAGTTTCTGCGCGAACAAGAATCGATGCTAAGAAGTTTTTATGATAGCGCTCCGATGATGATGGGAGTGGTAGAAATAGTTGGGGAAGATATTTTACATATTTCTGATAATGCCACCACAGCCGATTTTTTTGGCACGACAACTGAAGCAATGCACTTGAAATTAGCAAGCGAAATGGGAGTTTCTGAGGAAAATAGACAAAAATGGGTGAGTTACTATCTGGAAAGTGAAAGAAAATCCGCGCCGGTGCGCTTTGAATATTTCCACGATACTGAGGCCGGTCGGCGCTGGCTGTCGGTGACGGTTTGCCCTATTTTTAGAGAAGCGGATAGCCATGCCCAGTTTTCTTATATCGTCGAAGATGTGACAGAGCGAGTCCAAATGGAGGAGGCAATTAAAGCCAGTCAAAGTCGGTTATCGCTGATTTATAACACGGTTTCTGATTTAATTTTTTTGATGAAAGTTGAAGAAAATAATATTTATGAATGCGTTTCCGTCAATAAGGCTTATTTAGAAGCTACTGGATTAAAAGAAGAGGATTTGATAGGCAAAAAAATAGAAGAAATTGCCGGCGAAGGAGCAGTAAATTTTGTTTTAAGTAAATATCAGGAAGCGGTGCGTCAAGCTGTGCCTTTGCAATATGAAGAAACTGCGGATGTGCCAAAAGGATACTTAATTTTTGAAACTACGCTGACTCCCATTTTCAACGAGGCGGGAATTTGCACGCACCTACTGGGAGCAAGTCACGATATCACGCGCCGGAAATTAGTAGAAGAAAAACTTCGTTTCAGTGAAGATCGCTGGCAATTAGCATTACGGGGAAATAATGATGGAATTTGGGATTGGAATATCGAAAACAATGAAACTTTTTTCTCGGTTCGCTGGAAAGAAATGTTGGGTTATGAAGATAAGGAAATTCCAAATCAGTTGGACGAATGGGCAAAACGAGTGCACCCCGAAGACATTGCTCCTGTCAAGAAGTTACTAGAGGAACATTTTGCGAAAAAAACTCCTTTTTATATTTCTGAACACCGAATTTTATGCAAGGATGGTAGTTATAAATGGATTCTTGACCGAGGACAAGCTGTTTGGAATCAACAAGGTAATCCTGTTAGGATGGTTGGCTCTCATACGGATATTACCGACCGCAAACGCACCGAAGAATCTTTGAAACTCAGCGAAGAAAGATATCGCCGGTTGGTGGATCTTTGCCCCGATGGGATTTATGTTGCTCAAAAAGAAATTATTAAATTTGTCAATAGTGCGGCGGTGAATATTTTAGGCTGTGTAAGTGAGAAAGATTTGGTGGGGAAATCTATTTTTAATTTTATTCATCCAGACTATCGCCTCATTGCCCAACAAAGGCTGCATAAACTAGAGGAATTACAGCAAGATACGCCCTTATTATTACAAAAATATCTCCGCTTAGATGGCAAAACAGTTGATGTGGAGGTGGCTGCAACTTCCATTGAAATTAATGGAGAATTAGCGTGTTTGGTGGTGTTAAGGGATATTACCGAGCGTCAGGAGACGATGATGGCTTTGCGCGAAAGTGAACGGTTTATTCAACGTCTTGCTGATTCGACGCCAAATATTTTGTATTTGTATGATATTCAAGAGAACAGGAATCTTTATATTAATCGGGAAGTGCTGGGGAGTTTGGGTTATACTCCCGAAGAAGTTAAACAGATGAATGGGGTGTTTATGGATCACTTGATGCACCCAGAAGATTTGCAAAAACTTCCTGATTATTTTAAACATTTTTTCGCCGCGAGGGAAGGAGAGATTTTTGAGTTTGAATATCGGCTTCAGCATAAAAGTGGTGAATGGCGCCGATTCTTGAGCCGGGATACGGTGTTTACAAAAACAGCCGATGGTAAAGCAAAGGAAATTTTAGGAACGGCTACCGATATTACAGATCGCAAGGAAGTTGAAGAAAAATGGCTGCAACTCAATCACCAGCTTACCAATTGGGTGAATGAATTGGAAGATCGCAACGAGGAAATTACGCTACTTAGTCATACCAGTGATTTACTGCAAGCTTGTTTGACTTTGGAAGAAGCTTTTGCGGTGATTACACAAATGATGCCGGTGTTATTTCCTAATAGTAGCGGCGGGATTTTTAAGATTAGTGAATCGAGAAATTTGGTAGAAGCAAAGACGCTTTGGGGAAACGCTGAAACAACGCATAAAATTTTTGCGCCCCATGATTGTATGGCATTGCGGCGGGGTCAGCCTCATTTGGTGGAAGACCCCCAGAAAAATTTTGTCTGCAAACATTTGGTGCAACCGGCACCGCAGGCAAGTTTTTGTATTCCGATGATGGCTGCCGGTGAAGCAACAGGAGTGTTTTATTTTAGTTATCAAGACAAGGGGCAATTAACAAAAGCAAAACAGCAGCTTGCTGTGACAGTAGCGCGGCAAGTTAGTATGGCGCTGGCGAATTTACAATTACACGAAACTTTGCAAAATCAAAGTATCCGAGATCCCTTGACCGGCTTGTTTAACCGCCGTTACTTAGAAGAATCTTTAGACCGAGAAATTCACCGGGCAATTCGCTCTGGTCAGCCCCTCAGTGTAATTATGCTTGATGTTGATCATTTCAAACAATTTAATGACTCTTTTGGTCACGATGCCGGCGATGCCGTGTTGCGAGAGTTGGGCATATTTTTGCAGTCCTCAATTCGCTCTACCGATATTGCTTGCCGGTATGGGGGGGAAGAATTTACGCTAATTTTCCCAGAGTCTTGTCTGGAGTCTACGCGCGAGCGAGCCGAAGATTTGCGTATAGGTGTAAAAAACCTTCAGGTACAGCACCGGCGTCAGTTCCTAGAGCGCATTTCTTTATCTTTAGGGGTGGCTTGTTTCCCCACTCACGGTACTCATGGCGAGTTGTTGATTCGCTCTGCCGATGCCGCACTTTATCGAGCCAAAAAACAAGGGCGCGATTGTACGGTTACGGCGTCTTGA
- a CDS encoding response regulator encodes MIVSKIGHAEQVAQPRKTLLTEKTMALILIVDDALITRTVIRKIVQGQGYTTLEADNGRKAVDMALLHQPDCILLDLLLPELNGWQVIEALNEKGSKIPVIFITADTQDTTRDKCLGLGALAVVNKPPKLSELQQVIQKALALNKEAN; translated from the coding sequence ATGATTGTTAGCAAGATAGGTCATGCTGAGCAAGTGGCCCAGCCTAGAAAAACGTTACTCACAGAAAAAACAATGGCTTTAATTTTAATTGTGGATGATGCGCTGATTACACGAACGGTGATCCGCAAAATCGTCCAAGGGCAAGGCTATACAACCTTAGAGGCAGATAACGGTCGAAAAGCGGTAGATATGGCGCTTCTTCACCAACCCGATTGTATTTTGCTCGATTTATTACTGCCCGAACTCAATGGCTGGCAAGTTATTGAGGCGTTGAATGAGAAAGGCTCGAAAATTCCCGTGATCTTTATTACTGCTGACACTCAAGACACTACCCGCGATAAGTGTCTGGGTTTGGGTGCGCTGGCGGTTGTCAATAAGCCTCCAAAACTATCAGAACTTCAGCAGGTTATTCAAAAAGCCCTGGCTTTAAACAAGGAGGCAAACTGA
- a CDS encoding chemotaxis protein CheC, whose translation MNLTAYEVDALAEVVNMGVGRAASVLNEVINSHICLQIPYITILSPTEAVEALSQRLGEEYLSAVRLGFTGTLSGNAQLIFPTDSASKLVAAIMNEDLGNDDLDSLKIGAITEVGNIFISGVMGAISNLLKQDFNYSLPAYLEGIVPQLLNEKGYDSQATILLAQARFTVEQLQIEGDIVLIFKVGSFEALLLAIKQVYGEA comes from the coding sequence ATGAATTTAACAGCCTATGAAGTCGATGCTCTCGCAGAAGTGGTTAATATGGGAGTTGGTAGGGCTGCGAGTGTTTTGAATGAAGTTATAAACTCTCACATTTGCTTGCAGATTCCCTATATTACCATTCTCTCTCCGACTGAGGCGGTTGAGGCACTTTCGCAACGGTTGGGAGAAGAGTATCTTTCTGCTGTGCGGCTTGGTTTCACCGGCACCTTAAGCGGCAATGCTCAACTGATTTTTCCGACAGATAGCGCCTCTAAACTTGTTGCGGCTATTATGAATGAAGATTTGGGCAACGATGACCTCGATTCTCTCAAAATAGGAGCAATCACTGAGGTAGGTAATATTTTTATTAGCGGGGTGATGGGGGCAATAAGTAATCTACTCAAACAAGATTTTAATTATTCTTTGCCTGCCTATCTTGAGGGAATTGTGCCACAGCTTTTAAATGAAAAGGGCTATGACTCTCAAGCCACAATTTTGTTAGCTCAAGCTCGTTTTACTGTTGAACAGCTACAAATTGAAGGCGACATTGTTTTAATTTTTAAGGTAGGCTCTTTTGAAGCGTTGCTTTTAGCCATAAAACAGGTGTATGGGGAGGCATGA